In the Pseudochaenichthys georgianus chromosome 1, fPseGeo1.2, whole genome shotgun sequence genome, one interval contains:
- the snapc3 gene encoding snRNA-activating protein complex subunit 3 — MAASKNANTNIPDYEYTDVNTNIFHIDSFRTEWLNRLQPGDFSFQLEDQDSSDALFAKEMGISADTMAELKTVCSLDSLRCHPEDQPPDPDVVPPDPTLKTLIQRKKKQDYRATLKISKNRHDLYADELERLTFGKKPETLDDMVAEGEIILNINVYYPATFEKFCYVRPHITVLMMGSHTLAELRDAICCVNDLQVCGEFSNMPDMAPDFISKDHFKSAFFYFEGVFYNDMRYPECQDTSITTIEWAKDRNFPTYTQAKMEDTRFVDLKIKVGFPYLYCHQGDCEHLVIITDVRLTHKDDCLDKKLYPLLTHKHRVSTQKCAVCHVYIGRWVTTNDRFAPSNPCLFCDECFRMLHYDTEGNKLGEFQAFPYVDRGAFN; from the exons ATGGCGGCTTCGAAAAACGCGAACACAAACATCCCAGATTATGAATACACTGATGTGAACACCAACATATTTCATATCGACTCGTTCAGGACCGAGTGGCTGAACAGACTGCAGCCCGGGGACTTCTCCTTCCAGCTGGAGGACCAGGACTCCTCTGACGCTCTCTTCGCGAAGGAGATGGGCATCAGCGCGGACACTATGGCTGAGCTCAAGACGGTCTGCAG TCTTGATTCACTTCGTTGCCATCCGGAGGATCAGCCTCCTGACCCAGACGTTGTTCCTCCAGACCCGACGCTGAAGACACTAAT acaaagaaagaagaaacaagattACAGAGCTACCCTGAAAATCAGCAAGAATAGACACGACCTCTACGCTGATGAACTG GAGCGTTTAACTTTCGGTAAGAAACCAGAGACACTGGATGACATGGTCGCTGAAGGAGAAATCATTCTCAACATCAACGTCTACTACCCGGCTACTTTTGAGAAA TTTTGCTATGTCAGACCCCACATCACCGTGCTGATGATGGGCTCCCACACGCTGGCAGAGCTCAGGGATGCCATCTGCTGCGTCAACGACTTGCAAGTGTGCGGAGAGTTCAGTAACATGCCGGACATGGCTCCAGACTTCATCAGCAAG GATCATTTCAAGTCAGCTTTCTTTTATTTCGAAGGAGTTTTCTATAACGACATGAGATATCCCGAGTGTCAGGACACCAGTAT AACTACCATTGAATGGGCAAAGGACCGCAACTTCCCAACGTACACGCAGGCCAAGATGGAGGACACACGATTTGTGGACCTGAAGATAAAAGTGGGCTTCCCGTACCTCTACTGCCATCAGGGAGACTGCGAACACCTCGTCATCATCACAGACGTCAG ACTGACCCATAAGGACGACTGCCTGGACAAGAAGCTGTATCCTCTGCTCACACACAAGCACAGGGTCTCCACCCAGAAGTGTGCCGTCTGCCACGTCTACATCGGAAG ATGGGTTACTACAAATGACCGGTTTGCTCCCAGCAACCCGTGCCTCTTCTGCGATGAGTGTTTCCGGATGCTGCACTACGACACTGAAGGCAACAAGCTGGGGGAGTTCCAGGCCTTCCCCTATGTGGACCGTGGAGCATTTAACTAA
- the LOC117454360 gene encoding tetratricopeptide repeat protein 39B-like, giving the protein MESKRVNSLQQVDLNEISEDVIDPGMDLEAALKESSAALDLFLNNRFSDALALLKPRRNQSMYHAMGYTSILVMQAGMTFDPKDMDNAMASLRESLETCQKFRKKTGIVEALTSLLYRQPADNLTEEEMHAELCYAEVLLQKAALTFLDESIIGFIKGGMRIRNSYHIYKDCQAMASATKGMEKQSSTHIHFRGGVNMGIGSFNLMLSLLPSKVLRLMEFLGFSGDRELGLSELREGAAGDSLRSILSTLTLLMFHLYITVILGTGEGNLTEAESLLEPYIDRFPNGALILFYTGRIALLKGNFTFAQEKYLACIGAQQEWRQIHHLCYWELMWAYTFELKWLEAYRYADLLCKESKWSQAVYTFQKAAILSMMPEEEVTELGEHVEDLFRQVDGLRLRIAGKSIPTEKFAANKAQRYFSSDPQKLVVPALEMMYVWNGFTVVGKRPDLTKSILTILEKAEEKLRDDPNPSVYHLDDQCVVQLLKGLCLRELEHLVQAELCFNHVISSKNNINHYNYLVPFTMYELGLLHKQKGDTNTAINLMEDIKMNYKDYHMESRLHFRIHAALNIMGSFAAKLPPSRTPAYETT; this is encoded by the exons ATGGAGTCGAAAAGAGTCAATTCACTTCAGCAG GTGGACCTAAACGAAATCAGTGAGGATGTTAT AGACCCTGGAATGGATTTAGAAGCTGCACTGAAGGAATCCTCCGCTGCACTGGACCTTTTTCTAAACAACAGGTTTTCTGATGCTTTGGCTCTGTTAAAACCCAG GAGGAATCAGAGCATGTACCACGCCATGGGCTACACCAGCATCTTGGTGATGCAGGCAGGCATGACCTTCGACCCAAAGGACATGGATAATGCCATGGCATCTCTGAGGGAATCCTTGGAGACATGCCAAAA ATTTCGGAAGAAAACTGGAATAGTGGAGGCTTTAACCAGCCTCTTGTACAGACAACCAGCTGACAACCTGACAGAAG AggagatgcatgcagagctgtgctATGCCGAAGTTCTGCTGCAGAAAGCTGCCCTCACATTCCTGGATGAGAGTATAATCGGATTCATCAAAGGAGGGATGAGAATCCGAAACAGTTATCACATATACAA GGATTGCCAAGCCATGGCCAGTGCCACAAAAGGCATGGAAAAACAGAGTAGCACCCACATTCATTTCAGAGGCGGTGTGAACATGGGCATAGGATCCTTTAATCTG ATGCTGTCTCTGCTCCCATCCAAAGTCCTCAGACTGATGGAGTTTTTGGGTTTCTCTGGAGACAGG GAATTGGGTTTGTCAGAGTTGAGAGAGGGAGCGGCCGGCGACAGTCTGCGCTCCATCCTCAGCACCCTGACTCTGCTGATGTTTCATCTCTATATCACAGTGATTCTGG GCACTGGTGAAGGAAACCTTACCGAGGCTGAATCTCTTCTGGAGCCCTACATTGACAGGTTTCCTAAT GGAGCCCTCATTCTCTTCTACACTGGGAGAATTGCTTTGCTGAAAGGAAACTTCACATTT GCCCAGGAGAAGTACCTGGCGTGTATCGGAGCACAGCAGGAGTGGCGGCAGATTCACCACCTTTGCTACTGGGAGCTGATGTGGGCCTACACCTTTGAACTAAAATGGTTGGAGGCGTATCGTTACGCTGACCTGCTCTGCAAAGAGAGCAAGTGGTCCCAG GCGGTCTATACCTTCCAGAAAGCGGCCATCTTGAGCATGATGCCAGAGGAGGAAGTGACTGAACTGGGAGAACATGTGGAGGACTTATTCAG GCAGGTGGATGGTCTCAGACTGAGGATTGCTGGCAAGTCGATTCCAACAGAGAAGTTTGCTGCAAACAAGGCGCAGCGGTACTTTTCTTCTGACCCACAGAAACTAGTCGTGCCTGCTTTG GAAATGATGTACGTATGGAATGGATTCACAGTAGTTGGCAAAAGACCTGATCTGACTAAAAGCATCTTGACCATCTTGGAGAAAGCAGAGGAGAAGCTCAGAGATGATCCTA acccatcagtgtatcacCTGGATGACCAGTGTGTTGTGCAGCTGCTGAAGGGTCTCTGTCTCAGAGAGCTCGAGCATCTGGTCCAGGCCGAGCTCTGCTTCAATCATGTCATTTCAAG taaAAACAACATCAATCATTACAACTACCTGGTACCATTTACCATGTATGAGCTGGGCCTGTTGCACAAGCAGAAAGGTGACACCAACACAGCCATCAATTTGATGGAAGACATCAA AATGAACTACAAAGACTACCACATGGAGTCCAGGCTACACTTCCGCATCCATGCAGCGCTCAACATCATGGGATCTTTTGCAGCCAAACTTCCCCCTTCACGTACTCCGGCTTACGAGACCACATGA